The Malus domestica chromosome 10, GDT2T_hap1 genome contains a region encoding:
- the LOC139188694 gene encoding uncharacterized protein, giving the protein MRREDEESDEEDEAWRNIQNRVVDMVAVMMCLPTQEQPQWGGSVACRSYKPRNRVMTHVNLMNNYFNPNSMYTEEDFKRRFRIRHHVFECSLRDVQQVNPYFRQKRDKVGHPGFSPHQNVTVALRMMAYGSLVDSMDETHDEYLCELNKKDLDQLICKVKDHGFPGMIGSLDYMHWDWKNFPSDGNKAYAEVLGRSPFFNTLAKGKAPQLDYYIIDRQYNMWYYLADSIYPKWATLVQAIPNPMNDAKKLFTLHQEAYRKDVERVSICYKHDGRSSANRQEGGVKKIWTPS; this is encoded by the exons atgagacgagaagatgaggagtctgatgaagaagatgaagcatggcGCAACATACAAAATAGAGTAGTAGACATGGTTGCGGTCATGATGTGTCTGCCAACTcaggaacaacctcaatggggtggctctgttgcttgtcgctcttacaaaccacgaaacagagTGATGACGCATGtcaatctgatgaacaactactttaACCCTAACTCGATGTacacagaagaggatttcaaaCGTCGTTTCCGAATTAGGCATCATGTCTTCGAGTGTTCACTTCGTGATGTCCAGcaggtcaatccatactttcgacAGAAGCGGGACAAAGTAGGCCAccctggtttctcacctcatcagaatGTTACTGTTGCACTCCGAATGATGGCCTATGGCTCCCTAGTTGattcgatggatgaaacccatg ACGAGTACCTCTGCGAGCTAAATAAAAAAGATCTGGATCAGCTCATTTGCAAAGTTAAAGACCATGGGTTTccgggcatgatagggtcattagactacatgcattgggattggaagaatTTTCCATCGGATGGCAATAAGGCTTATGCGGAAG TTCTTGGGCGTTCACCCTTCTTCAATACCCTGGCGAAAGGTAaagcacctcaacttgactactacatcatCGACCGCCAGTACAACATgtggtattacttggcagatagCATTTACCCAAAAtgggcgacacttgtccaagcaattccaaaccctatGAATGATGCCaaaaagttgtttaccttacaccaagaggcataccgaaaagatgttgagagagtttCGATATGCTACAAGCACGATGGAAGATCATCAGCGAACcggcaagagggtggagtcAAGAAAATTTGGACCCCATCATGA